A window from Chrysemys picta bellii isolate R12L10 chromosome 2, ASM1138683v2, whole genome shotgun sequence encodes these proteins:
- the LOC135981934 gene encoding uncharacterized protein LOC135981934 — translation MQSSPAVMAVQSGNRKRAPAWADREVLDLIAVWGDESVLSELRSKRRNAKIYEKISKDMAERGYSRDATQCRVKIKELRQGYQKTKEANGRSGSHPQTSRFYEALHSILGAAATTTPPVTVDSEDGILSTAGSSDMLGDGEDEEGDEEGEAVGSSHNADFPDSQDLFITLTEIPYEASPAITPDTESGEGSATPSATVSQPSLESHSQRLARIRRRKKRTREDMFSELMASSQAQAAQQTQWRENLTRMHQANMDREERWRQEDQQATQTLLGLLREQTDTLRRLVDVLQERRQEDRAPLQSISNRPPPPPSPIPTSPKVQRRRGGRVPANSHSTPAESSSSRRLSFPKI, via the exons atgcagagctctccagcagtgatggccgtgcagtctgggaatagaaagagagccccagcatgggctgatcgtgaagtcttggatctcatcgctgtgtggggcgatgagtccgtgctttccgagctgcgatccaaaagaaggaatgcaaagatctacgagaagatctctaaagacatggcagagagaggatacagccgggatgcaacgcagtgccgcgtgaaaatcaaggagctgagacaaggctaccagaagaccaaagaggcaaacggacgctccggatcccatccccagacatcccgtttctacgaggcactgcattccatcctcggtgctgccgccaccactaccccaccagtgaccgtggactctgaggatgggatactgtccacggccggttcctcagacatgttaggggacggggaagatgaggaaggagatgaggagggcgaggcagttggcagctctcacaacgctgatttccccgacagccaggatctcttcatcacccttacagagatcccctacgaagcgtccccagccattaccccggacacagaatctggtgaaggatcagcca ccccgtctgcgactgtctcacaacctagcctggaatcacactcccagaggctagcgcggattaggcgtaggaagaagaggacacgggaggacatgttctctgagcttatggcctcttcccaagcccaggcagcacagcagacccagtggcgggagaacttgacccgaatgcaccaagccaacatggatcgggaggagaggtggcggcaggaagaccagcaggcgactcaaacgctgcttggactactgagggagcaaacggacacgctccggcgccttgtggatgttctgcaggaacggaggcaggaggacagagccccgctgcagtccatctctaaccgccctcccccgccaccaagtcccatacccacctcacccaaagtgcaaagaaggagaggcggcagagtccctgctaactctcactccacccctgcagagagctctagtagcagaaggctctcatttcccaaaatttga